One genomic region from Vicinamibacterales bacterium encodes:
- a CDS encoding glycosyltransferase family 39 protein: MPAAHSSLGASSKYVRLLCWAAIAWIVVFWRLGYPSLMDPDEAHYAELTREMVRAHSWLVPLLDGHPYIDKPILFHWLQAAAIWLLGPTEFAVRLPSALSALVLCWTVRRAGIVMFGESVGEWAAVMFATIPATFMLASLALFDMVFTAFLFGAVVCLIEASANGSRRREIAGYALLSLAVMIKGPVALVLVGLFWLAAWACGGELRARAGRLRWIAGLAGAAAVASPWFVWMFAHFGDAFVQDYLLAGNLYYFTQPEAWSARAISHVFYLRSFVGGFFPWSAVALAGLVESVRRRVLPAADERLLWIWSAVVIGFFSLARFKLDHYIFPAAPAICLLAAKAWHDAALAPRGAWRIVHAVGLGLGGLLVVAGTFASVYLFELNLELPATAILLPVALAAGGVGLLIRAAHSGWRMPARPFALAAGLLAIDAVIVGVGLPTLDHAHPTALVAQKLRDHTPSEAPAAIYQLEQWRASLRYYAERPLTGLSGTGQIRAFFGASDTPRYAIMVRRDYLALRAAGVRIHEVFRSPAVVGTTRMSGGLRRQQWDDLLVVTNAPRQRFPAWLP, from the coding sequence ATGCCTGCCGCCCATAGTTCGCTGGGTGCATCGTCGAAGTACGTCCGGCTGCTGTGCTGGGCGGCAATTGCCTGGATCGTCGTCTTCTGGCGCCTCGGCTATCCGAGCCTGATGGACCCTGACGAGGCCCACTACGCGGAACTGACCCGCGAGATGGTGCGCGCCCACAGCTGGCTGGTGCCGCTCCTCGACGGCCACCCCTACATCGACAAGCCGATTCTGTTCCACTGGCTGCAGGCCGCGGCCATCTGGCTGCTCGGGCCGACCGAGTTCGCGGTCCGCCTGCCGAGCGCGCTCTCGGCGCTCGTGCTCTGCTGGACGGTGCGCCGCGCCGGCATCGTGATGTTCGGCGAGTCGGTGGGCGAGTGGGCCGCGGTGATGTTCGCCACGATTCCGGCGACGTTCATGCTCGCGAGCCTCGCGCTCTTCGACATGGTCTTCACCGCGTTTCTCTTCGGCGCGGTGGTCTGCCTGATCGAAGCCTCGGCGAACGGCAGCCGGCGTCGCGAGATCGCCGGCTACGCGCTGTTGTCGCTGGCCGTGATGATCAAAGGTCCGGTGGCGCTCGTCCTGGTCGGCCTCTTCTGGCTGGCCGCATGGGCCTGTGGCGGCGAGCTACGGGCCCGCGCCGGCCGCCTGCGCTGGATCGCCGGCCTGGCCGGCGCCGCCGCCGTCGCCTCGCCGTGGTTCGTGTGGATGTTCGCGCACTTCGGCGACGCGTTCGTGCAGGACTACCTGCTGGCCGGCAATCTCTATTACTTCACCCAGCCGGAAGCGTGGTCGGCGCGCGCGATCAGCCACGTTTTCTATCTGCGGTCGTTCGTCGGCGGCTTCTTCCCGTGGAGCGCGGTCGCTCTCGCCGGCCTGGTCGAGAGCGTGCGGCGGCGCGTCTTGCCGGCGGCCGACGAGCGCCTGCTCTGGATCTGGTCGGCGGTGGTCATCGGCTTCTTCTCGCTCGCCAGGTTCAAGCTCGATCACTACATCTTCCCGGCCGCGCCGGCGATCTGCCTGCTCGCGGCGAAGGCCTGGCACGACGCGGCGCTGGCCCCGCGTGGCGCGTGGCGGATCGTGCACGCCGTGGGACTCGGGCTGGGCGGCCTGCTCGTGGTCGCCGGGACCTTCGCGAGCGTCTACCTGTTCGAGCTCAATCTGGAACTGCCCGCGACGGCGATCCTGCTCCCGGTGGCACTGGCAGCCGGCGGCGTCGGGCTCCTGATTCGCGCGGCGCACTCCGGCTGGCGCATGCCGGCCAGACCGTTCGCGCTCGCCGCAGGCCTGCTCGCGATCGATGCGGTGATCGTCGGCGTGGGGCTGCCAACCCTCGACCACGCGCACCCGACGGCGCTCGTCGCGCAGAAGCTCAGGGACCATACGCCATCCGAAGCGCCGGCGGCGATCTATCAGCTCGAGCAGTGGCGGGCGAGCCTGCGCTACTACGCCGAGCGGCCGCTGACGGGGCTGTCTGGCACCGGACAAATCCGCGCCTTCTTCGGCGCGTCGGACACGCCGCGATACGCCATCATGGTCCGGCGCGACTATCTCGCCCTGCGCGCCGCCGGCGTCCGTATCCATGAAGTGTTCCGCAGCCCCGCAGTCGTCGGCACCACCCGGATGTCCGGGGGGCTGCGCCGCCAGCAGTGGGACGACCTGCTCGTCGTGACCAACGCCCCTCGCCAGCGCTTTCCCGCCTGGCTGCCATAG
- a CDS encoding MFS transporter, with protein MPRGKLFLASCISLVTTSMVFAIRGDIETAMSSTFQINAKQMGTIWSPAFWAFTIAIYISGAIADLVGLRALHVLSAVGYFLGIALVLLAPHPTAPVAAIFDNTGTSMLYAGFFVMGLSQGLVEGVINPLVATIYSGEKTKWLNRLHAWWPGGQIIGGLLAVAMTQAFNASWQLKLSTILIPATIYLVMALSMQYPQTERVQSNISTGEMWSQAARPLFLLLFCCMWMTAAAELGPDQWFPSVMGALVPHLQGVLFLVYTAGLVFVLRTAGSGVAHKAPISTLVVCSILTGVGLYWLGGLQTGTSAAVAFAAATVFGIGKSYFWPTMIGITAEQFPRGGALLISIMGGTGMLSVAVALPFMGARIDKYGPGAALQMMAILGAILTVIFGLLWFYFKSKGGYRPVELAKGSAAHA; from the coding sequence ATGCCGAGAGGAAAATTGTTCCTGGCCAGCTGCATTTCGCTGGTCACCACGTCGATGGTGTTTGCGATCCGCGGCGACATCGAAACCGCGATGAGCAGCACGTTTCAGATCAACGCCAAGCAGATGGGCACGATCTGGAGCCCGGCATTCTGGGCGTTCACCATCGCGATCTACATCAGCGGGGCGATCGCCGATCTCGTCGGCCTGCGCGCGCTGCATGTCCTGTCGGCGGTCGGCTACTTCCTCGGCATCGCGCTCGTGCTGCTCGCGCCGCATCCGACCGCGCCGGTGGCAGCGATCTTCGACAACACCGGCACGTCGATGCTCTACGCCGGCTTCTTCGTGATGGGCCTGTCGCAGGGGCTGGTCGAAGGGGTGATCAACCCGCTCGTCGCGACGATCTACAGTGGCGAGAAGACGAAATGGCTGAACCGGCTGCACGCCTGGTGGCCCGGCGGGCAGATCATCGGCGGCCTGCTGGCCGTCGCGATGACCCAGGCGTTCAACGCGAGCTGGCAGCTGAAGCTGTCGACGATCCTGATTCCCGCCACGATCTACCTGGTGATGGCGCTCTCGATGCAGTATCCGCAGACCGAACGCGTGCAGTCAAACATCTCGACCGGTGAGATGTGGTCGCAGGCGGCGCGGCCGCTCTTCCTCCTCCTGTTCTGCTGCATGTGGATGACCGCGGCGGCGGAGCTCGGGCCGGATCAATGGTTCCCGTCGGTGATGGGCGCGCTGGTGCCGCACCTGCAGGGCGTGCTGTTCCTCGTCTACACCGCCGGCCTGGTCTTCGTGCTCCGCACCGCCGGCAGCGGCGTGGCGCACAAGGCCCCGATCTCGACGCTCGTCGTCTGCTCGATCCTCACCGGCGTCGGCCTCTACTGGCTCGGCGGCCTGCAGACCGGCACCAGCGCGGCCGTCGCCTTCGCCGCGGCGACCGTGTTCGGGATCGGCAAGAGCTACTTCTGGCCGACGATGATCGGGATCACCGCCGAGCAGTTCCCGCGCGGCGGCGCGCTGCTGATCTCGATCATGGGCGGCACGGGCATGCTCTCGGTGGCGGTCGCGCTGCCCTTCATGGGCGCCCGCATCGACAAGTACGGACCCGGCGCCGCGCTGCAGATGATGGCCATCCTTGGCGCCATCCTGACGGTGATCTTCGGGCTGCTCTGGTTCTACTTCAAGTCGAAGGGGGGCTATCGTCCGGTCGAACTGGCGAAGGGCAGCGCCGCACACGCCTAG
- a CDS encoding sugar phosphate isomerase/epimerase family protein produces MSGEAVTAAPRLSVFPKCWFDELVRGKRDYVPWIHDAARLGGEGIEHYDGFMHGEPEIAAAIRACLETGQRTSMLCFSPDFTHPDPVERARQVDRQKAAIDLTVRLGAVHCRTLSGQRRPDVTRQQGVAWAVEGIERSLEYAERRGVVLCLENHYKDSTWRYPEFAQAEDVYLEILHRIPSPHLGVQYDPSNAIVGGYDPIAFLDTVLPRVVTMHASDRSLAKGATLDDLQEADGSLGYSAKLQHGETGRGLIDYDAIFARLAAERFTGWISVEDGMNGLDEIARSVDFLKAKRSQYYASSPPRTR; encoded by the coding sequence GTGAGCGGGGAAGCCGTCACGGCGGCGCCGCGCCTCAGCGTCTTTCCCAAGTGCTGGTTCGACGAACTGGTCAGGGGCAAGCGCGACTACGTGCCGTGGATCCATGACGCGGCGCGGCTCGGAGGCGAAGGCATCGAGCACTACGACGGTTTCATGCACGGCGAGCCGGAGATCGCGGCGGCGATCCGGGCGTGCCTGGAGACCGGCCAACGGACGTCGATGCTGTGCTTCTCGCCCGACTTCACCCACCCCGATCCCGTCGAGCGCGCCCGCCAGGTCGACCGGCAGAAGGCGGCGATCGACCTGACGGTCCGCTTGGGGGCGGTGCATTGTCGGACGCTCAGCGGCCAGCGACGGCCGGACGTCACGCGCCAGCAGGGCGTCGCGTGGGCGGTCGAGGGCATCGAGCGATCGCTGGAGTACGCCGAACGTCGCGGCGTCGTGCTGTGCCTCGAGAACCACTACAAGGACAGCACCTGGCGCTATCCGGAATTCGCCCAGGCCGAGGACGTCTATCTCGAGATCCTCCACCGCATCCCGTCGCCGCATCTGGGTGTGCAATACGATCCGTCGAACGCGATTGTCGGCGGCTACGATCCGATCGCCTTTCTCGACACGGTGCTGCCGCGGGTGGTCACCATGCACGCGTCGGACCGCTCGCTGGCCAAGGGAGCGACCCTCGACGACCTGCAGGAGGCTGACGGCTCGCTCGGCTACTCGGCCAAGCTGCAGCATGGCGAGACGGGACGCGGGCTGATCGACTACGACGCGATTTTCGCCAGGCTGGCGGCGGAGCGGTTCACCGGGTGGATCTCGGTCGAGGACGGGATGAACGGCCTCGACGAGATCGCGCGGTCGGTGGACTTTCTCAAGGCGAAGCGCTCGCAGTACTACGCCTCATCGCCGCCGAGGACGCGATAG
- a CDS encoding orotidine 5'-phosphate decarboxylase / HUMPS family protein: MPDLDALRSPIVQISLDLTSLDEALDTARVAVDAGVDWLEAGTPLIQAHGLRAVERLRAVFPDHPIVADLKIMDGGYLETEMAAKAGASFVVVMGRAHEATIRKCVEAGRRHGVKVMGDNLGAADRVALAGWMEGLGVDVIVHHIGYDERRMVRGLSPMDELDAVVAAVSVPVQAVGGLTIQQAIACPSHGAPLVVLGAPLVIAADDFRPAGQTLSAVLEEICREIKKTPVRRR, encoded by the coding sequence ATGCCGGACCTCGACGCGCTGCGATCGCCGATCGTGCAGATTTCGCTCGACCTGACTTCGCTCGACGAAGCGCTCGACACGGCCAGGGTGGCGGTCGACGCCGGGGTCGACTGGCTCGAGGCCGGCACGCCGCTCATCCAGGCGCACGGGCTTCGCGCCGTCGAGCGGCTGCGCGCCGTCTTTCCCGATCATCCGATTGTCGCGGATCTGAAGATCATGGACGGCGGCTATCTGGAAACGGAGATGGCGGCGAAGGCGGGCGCCAGCTTCGTCGTCGTGATGGGACGCGCCCACGAGGCGACGATCCGCAAGTGCGTCGAGGCCGGCCGCAGGCACGGCGTCAAGGTGATGGGCGACAACCTGGGCGCCGCCGATCGGGTGGCGCTGGCCGGCTGGATGGAAGGGCTCGGCGTCGACGTCATCGTGCATCACATTGGCTACGACGAACGCCGGATGGTGCGCGGCCTCAGCCCGATGGACGAGCTCGACGCGGTCGTGGCGGCGGTGTCGGTGCCGGTGCAGGCGGTCGGAGGCCTGACGATTCAGCAGGCGATCGCCTGCCCGTCGCACGGCGCGCCGCTCGTGGTGCTTGGCGCGCCGCTCGTGATCGCCGCCGACGACTTCAGGCCGGCGGGACAGACGCTGAGCGCCGTCCTGGAGGAGATTTGCCGGGAGATCAAGAAGACGCCGGTGAGGCGCCGGTGA
- a CDS encoding NAD(P)H-dependent oxidoreductase has translation MRDVAVLVGSLRRASFNRKMALALQQVAQGTLALELVEIGALPLYDEDFEADVPSPVTQFRDRLRRAEAVLFVTPEYNRSVPGLLKNAIDVGSRPYGKSVFSLKPAAIVSVSQGVLGAFGANHHLRQSLVFLDMPTLQQPEMYIGGAAKLFDQDGRLINDDTRAFLKKFVDAFAGWIEKTRQG, from the coding sequence ATGCGCGACGTGGCGGTGCTGGTCGGCAGCCTGCGAAGAGCTTCATTCAACCGCAAGATGGCGCTGGCGCTGCAGCAGGTGGCGCAGGGCACGCTGGCGCTGGAGCTCGTCGAGATCGGCGCCCTTCCTCTATACGACGAAGACTTCGAAGCGGACGTCCCGTCGCCGGTGACGCAGTTTCGCGACCGCCTGCGGCGCGCGGAGGCCGTGCTGTTCGTCACGCCCGAATACAACCGATCGGTGCCGGGGCTCTTGAAGAACGCCATCGACGTCGGATCGCGTCCGTACGGCAAGAGCGTGTTCAGCCTGAAGCCGGCGGCGATCGTCAGCGTCTCGCAGGGCGTGCTCGGCGCGTTCGGCGCCAATCACCACCTGCGCCAGTCGCTCGTCTTCCTCGACATGCCGACGCTTCAGCAGCCGGAGATGTACATCGGCGGCGCGGCAAAGCTGTTCGACCAGGACGGGCGCCTGATCAACGACGATACGCGCGCCTTCCTGAAGAAATTCGTCGACGCCTTCGCGGGCTGGATCGAGAAGACGAGGCAGGGCTAG
- a CDS encoding ABC transporter permease has protein sequence MNGVTQDLRFAFRLIRKTPVVSIATIVTLALGVGLNAGVFTVLDGMLFRARVTSDPGSFVHVQPVYSGSGAPRHEAPQLTTRDYQALRDRATTVDPLAAWTVIHARQGAEAANSLTLLVSCNFFTVYGLDRLERGRTFRSEECEPPAAPVAVISDEVWRRYFDADPAVLGKPLLLDRQPFTIVGVTPAAFPGRVRGEGIWVPYTNQPALRQGVSLFDDPRAAWLVVEGRLKRGVTRETAQAELGVLMRQQDTLAVDRTTAVALNNGAFIHDPAVAPVAVFVVPLVLGSVGLVLLIASGNVALLLLSRAVTRRREIAVRLAIGCSRGRLLRMLLSESVLFALLGVPLSAWIASQVPAAMRALIPAMPFYPMQLDLAVFSYLAAASLAAGVAAGATPIVESLRQRLAPSLGGHDALAGAGRTRARSVLIAGQIAMSVVLLSGTALFLRVEAALLAPDPSVDAAHLLVANYDPPPTAPTTAYATTVARLAALPGVVAVAYGHGSTGELGGEGTPLSVRGASAPIRRVAINLVSPNYFDTLNRRIVQGRALRDEDGRAAAAGAVVSQALADAWWPRGGALGAILETPEHDLLDVVGVVRGDLALSGASFDPMQLYIVAPAAPPSGQFVLRFSGDLRTLQAAARDALRDLGPGSAALPTTLAAADAASAATFMPLVDMAGTLAVTAIVLALVGIYGVVAFAVGRRTREIGVRMALGATGAQVTRMILATGLRPIAVGLAVGFVLVVPGAIALSRVFEHTPVPIRAGDPVPYAIVGLVLAAASLLTMLVPARRAMRVAPSVSLRTE, from the coding sequence ATGAACGGCGTCACACAGGATTTGCGCTTCGCCTTCCGGCTGATCCGCAAGACGCCGGTCGTTTCCATCGCCACCATCGTCACGCTGGCGCTCGGCGTCGGCCTCAACGCCGGCGTCTTCACCGTGCTCGACGGGATGCTGTTCCGGGCGAGAGTCACGTCCGATCCCGGCAGCTTCGTCCACGTGCAGCCGGTGTACTCGGGGTCCGGCGCGCCGCGTCACGAGGCGCCGCAGTTGACCACGCGCGACTATCAGGCGCTTCGCGATCGTGCGACGACGGTCGATCCGCTTGCGGCGTGGACGGTGATCCACGCCCGGCAGGGCGCGGAGGCGGCGAACTCGCTGACGCTGCTCGTCTCGTGCAACTTCTTCACGGTCTACGGCCTCGATCGGCTCGAGCGCGGGCGGACGTTCCGTTCCGAGGAATGCGAGCCGCCGGCGGCGCCGGTCGCCGTCATCAGCGACGAGGTCTGGCGGCGCTATTTCGACGCCGACCCAGCCGTCCTCGGCAAGCCGCTGCTCCTCGACCGGCAGCCGTTCACGATCGTGGGCGTGACGCCGGCGGCGTTTCCAGGACGAGTACGCGGTGAAGGCATCTGGGTGCCCTACACGAACCAGCCGGCGCTGCGCCAGGGCGTCTCGCTCTTCGACGATCCACGTGCGGCATGGCTGGTCGTCGAGGGCCGGCTGAAGCGCGGCGTCACGCGCGAGACAGCGCAGGCGGAGCTCGGCGTGCTGATGCGGCAGCAGGACACGCTCGCCGTCGATCGCACGACCGCGGTCGCGTTGAACAACGGCGCCTTCATCCACGATCCCGCCGTGGCGCCGGTGGCGGTCTTCGTCGTGCCGCTCGTGCTCGGCAGCGTCGGCCTGGTCCTGCTCATCGCGTCGGGCAACGTCGCGCTGCTGCTGCTGTCGCGGGCGGTGACGCGGCGCCGTGAGATCGCGGTTCGTCTCGCGATCGGCTGCAGCCGCGGGCGGCTGCTGCGGATGCTGCTGAGCGAGAGCGTGCTCTTCGCGCTCCTCGGCGTCCCGCTGAGCGCGTGGATCGCCTCGCAGGTGCCGGCGGCGATGCGCGCGCTGATCCCGGCGATGCCGTTCTATCCGATGCAGCTCGACCTGGCGGTGTTCAGCTACCTGGCGGCGGCGTCGCTCGCGGCCGGCGTCGCCGCCGGCGCGACACCGATCGTCGAATCGCTGCGCCAGCGGCTCGCGCCGTCGCTCGGCGGACACGACGCGCTCGCCGGGGCCGGCCGCACGCGCGCGCGCAGCGTGCTCATCGCCGGGCAGATCGCGATGAGCGTGGTGCTGCTTTCGGGCACGGCGCTGTTCCTGCGCGTCGAAGCGGCGCTGCTCGCGCCGGATCCGAGCGTCGACGCCGCGCACCTGCTTGTCGCCAACTACGATCCGCCGCCGACCGCGCCGACGACGGCGTACGCCACAACGGTGGCGCGGCTCGCCGCTCTGCCAGGCGTCGTGGCCGTAGCCTACGGGCACGGGTCGACGGGAGAGCTCGGCGGCGAAGGGACACCGCTGTCGGTGCGTGGCGCGTCGGCGCCGATCCGGCGCGTCGCCATCAATCTCGTCTCGCCGAACTACTTCGACACGCTCAATCGCCGCATCGTCCAGGGGCGCGCGCTCCGCGACGAGGACGGCCGCGCGGCAGCGGCTGGCGCGGTCGTCTCGCAGGCGCTCGCCGACGCCTGGTGGCCGCGCGGCGGCGCCCTCGGCGCGATCCTCGAGACGCCGGAGCACGATCTGCTGGACGTAGTCGGCGTCGTGCGCGGCGACCTCGCGCTTTCCGGAGCGTCGTTCGACCCGATGCAGCTCTACATCGTCGCGCCGGCGGCGCCGCCGTCGGGCCAGTTCGTGCTGCGCTTCTCGGGCGACCTCAGGACATTGCAGGCGGCGGCGCGGGACGCGCTCCGCGATCTCGGGCCGGGGTCGGCCGCGTTGCCGACGACGCTGGCGGCGGCCGACGCGGCGTCGGCGGCGACCTTCATGCCCCTCGTCGACATGGCCGGGACGCTGGCGGTGACCGCGATCGTGCTCGCGCTCGTCGGGATTTACGGGGTCGTCGCCTTTGCCGTCGGCCGGCGCACGCGCGAGATCGGCGTGCGCATGGCGCTCGGCGCCACGGGCGCGCAGGTCACACGGATGATTCTCGCCACCGGTCTGCGGCCGATCGCCGTCGGCCTCGCCGTGGGCTTCGTGCTCGTCGTGCCGGGCGCGATTGCGTTGAGCCGCGTCTTCGAGCACACCCCGGTGCCGATTCGTGCCGGCGATCCGGTGCCCTACGCGATCGTCGGGCTCGTGCTCGCCGCGGCCTCGCTGCTGACGATGCTGGTCCCGGCGCGCCGGGCGATGCGCGTCGCGCCATCGGTGTCGCTGCGCACGGAGTAA
- a CDS encoding sodium:solute symporter: MGFSAIDYVVLIAYLAGITAFGMRFRTSQRSVRDYFLGARQTPWIVICLSIVATETSTLTLIGVPALAYGTFARPEQGGTLTYLQVLIGYIAGRFVIARLLLPAYFRGELLTAYGLLERRFGAGTRRVAAALFLLMRALAEGVRVFAASLVLSAVLASSFSGIPGLWLWSIGIVGVLTLLYTFEGGIAAVIWTDLIQFVIYVGGSLLAAYEIVHLMPGGWGAIVATARAAGKLQVLSFSGDLTVPFTFWAGLIGGTFLTGASHGTDQLLVQRLLTCRNLRDSQKAIVTSGFIVLAQFVLFLGIGVMLYAYYQHAPRPSTTTNDEIFPAFIVTTLPHGISGLVIAAIFAAAMSNLSGSLNSLASTTVLDFYNPLTGGTASDATLLRLSKWCTAVWGVVLILIAVVARGWGSVFTAGLTAASIVYGPMLGAFCLGVLTRRATAAGAVAGIVVSAITMLAIWWTTRLAWTWYVAAGTAICVAVGYAVSLMVPAGTPAQRRTQGAL, from the coding sequence ATGGGCTTCTCCGCGATCGACTACGTGGTGCTGATCGCCTATCTCGCCGGCATCACCGCGTTCGGCATGCGCTTCCGCACGTCGCAGCGCAGCGTCCGGGACTACTTCCTCGGCGCGCGGCAGACGCCCTGGATCGTCATCTGTCTGTCGATCGTCGCGACCGAAACCAGCACGCTGACGCTGATCGGCGTGCCGGCGCTCGCCTACGGCACGTTTGCGCGGCCGGAGCAGGGGGGCACGCTGACCTACCTGCAGGTGCTCATCGGCTACATCGCCGGACGGTTCGTGATCGCGCGGCTGTTGCTGCCGGCGTATTTCCGCGGGGAGCTGCTGACCGCGTACGGGCTGCTCGAGCGGCGCTTCGGCGCCGGCACCCGCCGGGTCGCCGCCGCGCTGTTCCTGCTGATGCGTGCCCTCGCCGAGGGCGTCCGCGTGTTCGCCGCCTCGCTCGTGCTCTCCGCCGTACTGGCGTCGAGCTTCTCCGGCATCCCGGGCCTGTGGCTCTGGTCGATCGGGATTGTCGGCGTGCTGACGCTCCTCTACACCTTCGAAGGGGGCATCGCCGCCGTCATCTGGACCGACCTGATCCAGTTCGTGATCTACGTCGGCGGTTCGCTGCTGGCCGCGTACGAGATCGTCCACTTGATGCCCGGCGGCTGGGGGGCGATCGTCGCCACCGCACGCGCCGCCGGCAAGCTGCAGGTCCTCTCCTTCTCCGGCGACCTCACCGTGCCGTTCACGTTCTGGGCCGGCCTCATCGGCGGCACGTTCCTGACGGGCGCCAGCCACGGCACCGACCAACTGCTCGTGCAGCGCCTGCTGACGTGCCGTAACCTGCGCGACAGCCAGAAGGCCATCGTGACGAGCGGCTTCATCGTGCTCGCTCAGTTCGTGCTCTTCCTCGGCATCGGCGTCATGCTGTATGCCTACTATCAGCACGCCCCGCGTCCCTCGACCACGACGAACGACGAGATCTTTCCCGCCTTCATCGTCACGACGCTGCCGCACGGCATCTCGGGCCTGGTCATCGCGGCGATCTTCGCGGCGGCAATGTCGAATCTCAGCGGCTCGCTCAATTCGCTCGCCTCGACGACCGTGCTGGACTTCTACAATCCGCTGACCGGCGGCACGGCGAGCGACGCCACGCTGCTGCGACTCTCGAAGTGGTGCACCGCCGTCTGGGGCGTCGTCCTGATCCTGATCGCGGTCGTCGCGCGCGGCTGGGGTTCGGTGTTCACGGCGGGGCTGACGGCGGCGTCGATCGTCTACGGGCCGATGCTCGGCGCCTTCTGCCTCGGCGTGCTGACCCGGCGCGCCACCGCCGCCGGCGCGGTCGCCGGCATCGTCGTCTCGGCGATCACGATGCTGGCGATCTGGTGGACGACCAGGCTGGCGTGGACGTGGTATGTTGCCGCGGGGACAGCGATCTGCGTCGCCGTCGGCTACGCGGTCAGCCTGATGGTCCCGGCCGGAACACCGGCGCAACGCCGGACACAAGGAGCCTTATGA